From a single Xanthocytophaga agilis genomic region:
- a CDS encoding sialate O-acetylesterase, whose amino-acid sequence MKKLYILLFLIIIAVAFFGGMITQKHYGLGNLLKKANPTYIPQEKREAIAPEHRGKLSIFILAGQSNMEGDGNVEDYTPVNTDGRVYMFNENYLWLPGKEPVRNRIGPSIAFAKQIIDYDKNSYVGIINVARGGTNIGQWQKSYDEQSLYQIMLKRALASSSQGEIKGLLFFQGENDAEGDSTDHYNDWDVYFEKFVKDIRHDLHNEDLPVIFAQIGKGEDKLWKKVKNRQDSVNIKNVAMIKTDDLDFIENNVHFTTKGYVEIGKRFGDKFIEEVMSPSKNIKSIEQK is encoded by the coding sequence ATGAAAAAACTATACATACTGCTATTTTTGATTATTATAGCAGTAGCTTTCTTTGGGGGGATGATTACACAGAAACATTATGGACTGGGTAATCTTTTAAAGAAAGCAAATCCCACCTATATACCACAAGAGAAAAGAGAAGCAATTGCTCCTGAACATAGAGGAAAGCTTTCTATTTTTATCCTTGCAGGCCAATCAAACATGGAAGGTGATGGAAATGTCGAAGACTACACACCTGTGAATACAGATGGACGAGTATATATGTTCAATGAAAACTATCTATGGTTGCCTGGAAAAGAGCCTGTTCGTAATCGCATTGGTCCAAGTATTGCTTTTGCAAAGCAAATAATTGACTATGATAAAAATAGCTATGTCGGTATTATAAATGTTGCAAGGGGAGGGACTAATATAGGGCAATGGCAAAAAAGCTATGATGAACAATCTCTTTACCAGATTATGTTAAAAAGAGCCTTAGCTTCTTCTTCACAGGGAGAAATAAAAGGACTATTGTTTTTTCAGGGTGAGAATGATGCTGAAGGAGATAGTACAGATCATTATAATGATTGGGATGTGTATTTTGAAAAGTTTGTTAAGGACATAAGGCACGATTTACATAATGAAGATCTTCCTGTTATTTTTGCTCAAATCGGAAAAGGAGAAGATAAGCTTTGGAAAAAGGTAAAAAATAGACAAGATAGTGTAAATATAAAAAATGTTGCTATGATTAAAACAGATGATTTAGACTTTATAGAAAATAATGTTCATTTTACTACAAAAGGGTATGTGGAAATAGGGAAAAGATTTGGGGACAAGTTTATTGAAGAGGTCATGAGTCCCTCAAAAAATATAAAATCTATTGAACAAAAGTAG
- a CDS encoding sensor histidine kinase, with amino-acid sequence MKIRWREHEILLVTILTIITAISYIADLQRLVPWQLDDIRSHFAKDHILFSLIWNRLFPQIGALLVLHFSYLWINLKILPNILQSDTDKKLVIIESKFVSLEVISHLFPRKYIWGIVQLILISYLLALGANIASYFARPHYVNYGDFRILALFGYNDHPLTNLLAGFGRALTLVSIYLAYVAIREFCIHFITTTSRRSSYYILVTNQITGSFIIFLCVPFFLAVFHLVGDTPFFEVYFAFIPPCIITYIYTTYWLFPLKGQRSFLHSSVIFRLLFILLPPLIFTFVAVEHYNPFIRLFWINVGLQLFIVTPVSWVLYQQKEDKILQLRGVEKELVRSKTDLQFLRSQINPHFLFNALNTLYGTAILDGSERTAEGIQKLGDMMRFMLHENNQDFISMHREIDYLKNYISLQKLRIHSSSAIEIEDTIDSQYCNHTIAPMLLIPFVENAFKHGISLNEKSWIKIKLECDQETIRFEVRNSMHLHKSNDPEKEKSGIGLKNVLERLNLLYKHKHQFNAHGDGNEFVVQLVIQP; translated from the coding sequence ATGAAAATCAGATGGAGGGAGCATGAAATACTGTTAGTAACTATACTGACTATTATTACAGCAATCAGTTATATAGCAGACTTACAACGCCTTGTGCCCTGGCAACTGGATGATATCCGCTCTCATTTTGCAAAAGACCATATTCTTTTTAGCCTTATCTGGAACAGATTATTCCCACAAATAGGTGCATTACTGGTACTACACTTCTCTTATCTCTGGATCAATCTGAAAATACTACCCAACATATTGCAGTCAGATACAGATAAAAAATTAGTTATCATAGAGTCCAAATTCGTTTCATTGGAAGTAATTAGTCATCTTTTCCCTAGAAAATACATCTGGGGTATTGTGCAACTGATATTGATTAGCTATTTGCTGGCGTTGGGAGCTAATATAGCCTCTTATTTTGCACGTCCGCATTACGTTAACTATGGAGACTTCAGAATTCTGGCCTTGTTTGGATACAATGACCATCCACTAACAAACTTATTAGCTGGATTTGGCCGGGCACTGACACTAGTATCTATCTACCTGGCATATGTTGCAATACGCGAATTCTGTATTCACTTCATTACCACAACTAGTCGTCGAAGCTCTTATTATATATTGGTGACCAACCAGATTACAGGCTCATTCATTATTTTCCTGTGTGTGCCTTTCTTTCTGGCGGTCTTTCATCTGGTTGGAGATACTCCATTCTTTGAAGTATACTTTGCCTTTATTCCGCCCTGTATTATCACTTATATCTATACAACCTATTGGTTATTTCCACTGAAGGGCCAAAGATCCTTTTTACATTCCAGTGTTATTTTCCGCTTACTGTTTATTTTACTTCCACCCCTGATTTTTACTTTTGTTGCCGTAGAACATTATAATCCATTTATCAGACTCTTTTGGATCAATGTGGGACTTCAACTTTTTATTGTCACTCCTGTTTCATGGGTGTTGTATCAGCAAAAAGAAGACAAAATCCTTCAGCTCAGAGGAGTCGAAAAGGAATTAGTCCGTTCCAAAACAGATCTGCAATTTCTGCGTTCTCAGATTAACCCTCACTTCTTGTTTAATGCATTAAACACATTATATGGAACTGCTATACTGGATGGATCAGAACGGACTGCCGAAGGTATTCAAAAGCTAGGTGATATGATGCGATTTATGCTCCATGAAAACAACCAGGATTTTATTTCCATGCATCGCGAAATAGATTATCTCAAAAACTATATCTCCTTACAAAAACTACGAATTCACTCCTCTTCAGCAATCGAAATTGAAGATACTATTGACTCTCAATACTGTAATCATACCATTGCACCTATGCTCCTGATTCCGTTTGTAGAAAATGCATTTAAACATGGTATAAGTCTGAATGAAAAATCATGGATAAAGATCAAACTGGAATGTGACCAGGAAACTATCCGGTTTGAGGTACGAAACAGTATGCATCTTCATAAAAGTAATGATCCGGAAAAGGAAAAATCAGGTATTGGGTTAAAAAATGTACTGGAACGTCTGAACTTGCTCTATAAACACAAACACCAGTTCAATGCACATGGAGATGGAAATGAGTTTGTTGTTCAACTGGTGATTCAACCTTAA
- a CDS encoding ribonucleoside-diphosphate reductase subunit alpha translates to MYVIKRDGRRESVKFDKVTARIEKLCYGLETSYVNPITVARRVIDGIYDGVTTVELDNLAAETAASLTTTHPDYAILAARIAISNLHKITSKSFFNTMKRLYTYVDPKTGENAGLLSKETFDVIKKHADLLDSSIIYDRDFGYDYFGFKTLERSYLMKLDGKVVERPQHMLMRVSVGIHGDDIEKVIETYNLLSERWFTHATPTLFNAGTPKPQLSSCFLLTTQDDSIDGIYDTLKQCALISQSAGGIGLSIHNVRATGSYIKGTNGTSNGIIPMLKVFNDTARYVDQGGGKRKGAFAIYLEPWHADIFEFLQLKKNHGKEELRARDLFYALWISDLFMKRVEQNSTWTLMCPNECPGLADCYGDEFEALYEKYEREGRGRKTIKAQDLWFEIIESQIETGTPYILYKDHANRKSNQKNLGTIKSSNLCTEIMEYTSKDEVAVCNLASIALPKFIEDGKFNHQKLYDVTKVITRNLNKIIDINYYPVPEAERSNKRHRPIGIGVQGLADAFIMLRMPFESEEARGLNEDIFETIYFAAMTASMELAKEHGPYETFKGSPLSKGIFQFDMWDVTPKSNRWDWNALRADVKKHGARNSLLLAPMPTASTSQILGNNECFEPYTSNIYTRRVLSGEFAVVNKHLLKDLVRLGLWNTQMRDAIIAGKGSIQHIADIPQHIKDLYKTVWEIKQKAIIEMSADRGAYICQSQSLNLHIQDPNFGKLTSMHFYAWKKGLKTGMYYLRTKAAADAVQFTLQKQAEVALQPVVTEADHALATAAKTVVDEVRKMESQAPKVASPQIDMDYEQKMKDMTCSLDNPEGCEACGS, encoded by the coding sequence ATGTATGTAATTAAAAGAGACGGGCGACGTGAATCAGTCAAATTTGACAAAGTAACGGCGCGTATTGAAAAACTTTGCTACGGACTTGAGACCAGTTATGTAAATCCCATTACTGTAGCACGTCGCGTTATTGACGGCATCTATGACGGTGTAACTACTGTTGAGCTGGATAATCTGGCTGCTGAAACTGCTGCATCATTAACCACTACGCACCCGGATTATGCTATCCTGGCCGCGCGTATTGCCATCTCCAACCTGCACAAAATTACTAGTAAGTCGTTCTTCAATACAATGAAGCGACTATATACTTATGTTGATCCTAAGACAGGTGAAAATGCCGGATTGTTGTCTAAGGAAACATTTGATGTTATTAAGAAACATGCGGATCTGCTGGATTCCAGTATTATCTATGATAGAGACTTTGGATATGACTACTTTGGTTTTAAAACCTTAGAGCGTTCTTATCTGATGAAGTTGGATGGGAAGGTTGTTGAACGTCCTCAACATATGTTGATGCGTGTGTCTGTAGGAATTCATGGTGACGATATTGAGAAAGTTATTGAAACATATAACCTATTGTCTGAACGTTGGTTTACACATGCCACACCAACTTTGTTCAACGCAGGTACACCAAAACCACAGTTGTCAAGCTGCTTCTTGCTGACAACTCAGGATGACAGCATTGATGGTATTTATGATACATTGAAGCAATGTGCGCTGATATCTCAGTCTGCTGGTGGTATTGGCTTATCTATTCATAACGTTCGCGCTACAGGTAGCTATATCAAAGGGACCAATGGTACTTCAAATGGTATCATTCCAATGCTAAAAGTATTTAACGATACAGCACGTTATGTAGATCAGGGTGGTGGAAAACGTAAGGGGGCATTTGCGATCTATCTGGAACCATGGCATGCGGATATCTTTGAGTTTCTGCAATTAAAGAAAAACCACGGTAAAGAAGAATTACGTGCACGTGATTTGTTCTATGCTTTGTGGATTTCTGACTTGTTCATGAAACGCGTAGAGCAGAACAGTACCTGGACGCTGATGTGTCCAAATGAATGTCCAGGTCTGGCTGATTGTTATGGCGATGAGTTTGAAGCGTTGTATGAGAAATATGAACGTGAAGGTCGTGGCCGTAAGACAATTAAAGCACAGGATCTGTGGTTTGAGATTATTGAGTCTCAGATTGAGACAGGTACCCCTTATATTCTGTATAAAGATCATGCCAACCGCAAGTCTAACCAGAAAAACCTGGGTACTATCAAGTCTTCAAACTTGTGTACAGAGATCATGGAGTATACTTCAAAAGATGAGGTAGCTGTATGTAACCTGGCATCTATTGCATTGCCTAAATTCATTGAAGATGGTAAGTTTAATCACCAGAAGTTATATGATGTAACAAAGGTAATTACACGTAACCTGAACAAGATTATTGATATTAACTATTACCCAGTACCTGAAGCTGAACGCAGTAACAAACGTCACCGCCCTATTGGTATTGGTGTACAAGGCCTGGCTGATGCATTTATCATGCTACGTATGCCATTCGAATCAGAAGAGGCTCGTGGCTTGAATGAAGATATCTTTGAAACGATTTACTTTGCTGCAATGACAGCTTCTATGGAGCTGGCAAAAGAGCATGGACCTTATGAAACTTTCAAAGGTTCTCCATTATCAAAAGGCATATTTCAGTTTGATATGTGGGATGTTACACCAAAATCAAACCGTTGGGACTGGAATGCATTGCGTGCAGATGTGAAGAAACATGGAGCCAGAAACTCTTTGTTATTAGCTCCAATGCCAACAGCTTCTACATCTCAGATTCTGGGTAATAACGAATGTTTTGAACCATATACTTCTAATATCTACACTCGTCGTGTATTGTCTGGAGAGTTTGCAGTTGTAAACAAACACTTGTTGAAAGATCTGGTACGTCTGGGATTGTGGAATACACAAATGCGTGATGCGATTATCGCAGGTAAAGGTTCAATCCAACATATTGCTGATATTCCTCAGCATATCAAAGACTTGTACAAAACTGTATGGGAGATCAAGCAAAAGGCAATCATCGAAATGTCTGCTGATCGTGGAGCATATATCTGTCAGAGTCAGAGTTTGAACCTGCATATTCAGGATCCTAACTTTGGTAAACTGACTTCTATGCACTTCTATGCATGGAAAAAAGGTCTGAAAACAGGTATGTATTACCTGCGTACTAAGGCTGCTGCTGATGCTGTACAGTTTACATTGCAAAAACAAGCTGAGGTTGCTTTACAACCTGTAGTGACGGAAGCTGATCATGCATTGGCTACGGCTGCTAAGACTGTTGTAGATGAAGTACGCAAGATGGAATCTCAAGCTCCTAAAGTAGCTTCTCCTCAGATAGATATGGATTACGAACAAAAAATGAAAGATATGACCTGTTCACTGGATAATCCAGAGGGTTGTGAAGCTTGCGGATCGTAA
- a CDS encoding SEL1-like repeat protein, producing MCKGIGNCFWKSNELFCVYFHNQRDYWDITIEGQVEFHYPTADNGQAHGQYNLGKLYMEGDMLDKDLTKAKYWIEKAASQNFGRAVWLLEKWDSMST from the coding sequence TTGTGTAAAGGGATTGGTAATTGTTTCTGGAAAAGCAATGAGTTGTTTTGTGTATATTTTCATAATCAACGGGATTATTGGGATATTACTATAGAGGGTCAGGTGGAATTTCATTATCCCACAGCAGATAACGGACAGGCACATGGACAATATAATTTGGGAAAACTATACATGGAAGGTGATATGTTGGATAAGGATTTAACGAAAGCCAAGTACTGGATTGAGAAAGCAGCCAGCCAGAACTTTGGACGAGCTGTCTGGCTGCTGGAAAAGTGGGACAGTATGAGTACATAA
- a CDS encoding LytTR family DNA-binding domain-containing protein, protein MMTAIVIDDEPIALEIIRSLSGKVAFIEFEAYFANAFEAVDFIQRNKVDLLFLDIKMPDISGIEFLQSLASPPMVIFTTAYSEHAVQSFELDAIDYLLKPFSLSRFLKACTKAHEQYELRKNNVIAPPAPSSIFIKSGYEQIRVALDEIWYVESSGNYMKFVLEKQKIASRLTMSEAEALLPASDFIRIHRSFIVSKKQVGKVDKRSVWIRQTELPIGAAYVHEIEKIFQ, encoded by the coding sequence ATGATGACAGCCATTGTTATAGATGATGAACCCATTGCACTGGAAATAATCAGAAGTCTTTCAGGGAAAGTAGCATTTATTGAATTCGAGGCATATTTCGCCAATGCGTTTGAGGCGGTGGACTTCATACAAAGAAATAAAGTAGACTTGCTTTTTCTGGATATTAAGATGCCTGATATCTCAGGTATTGAGTTTCTGCAATCTCTTGCCAGTCCACCTATGGTTATCTTTACCACTGCCTATAGTGAACATGCTGTGCAAAGTTTTGAACTGGATGCTATTGATTATCTGCTTAAACCCTTTTCGCTATCACGTTTCTTAAAAGCCTGTACCAAAGCCCATGAACAATATGAACTCCGAAAAAATAATGTAATCGCACCACCTGCACCCTCATCCATCTTTATTAAAAGTGGGTACGAACAAATTCGTGTTGCACTTGACGAGATCTGGTATGTTGAAAGCAGTGGCAACTATATGAAGTTTGTACTTGAAAAACAAAAGATAGCCTCTCGACTTACCATGAGTGAAGCAGAAGCCCTTTTACCTGCTTCAGATTTTATACGCATACACCGTTCATTTATTGTTTCAAAAAAGCAAGTTGGCAAAGTTGACAAACGGAGTGTATGGATACGACAAACCGAACTTCCGATTGGAGCAGCGTATGTCCATGAAATTGAAAAAATCTTTCAGTAA
- a CDS encoding ribonucleoside-diphosphate reductase small subunit, which produces MSKSSGTAPEPLLAEDPNRFVLFPIEHNDIWQMYKQAEASFWTAEEIDLSPDLVDWEKLNDGERHFISHVLAFFAASDGIVNENLGVNFLAEVQFPEAKCFYGFQVMMENIHSETYSLLIDTYVKDPKEKNKLFNALETVPCVAKKGEWALRWINSENFVERLIAFAAVEGIFFSGSFCSIFWLKKRGLMPGLSFSNELISRDEGLHCEFACLLYTQYVVNKLPQDEIYAIITDAVAIEKEFITEALPVDLIGMNSRLMAQYIEYVADFWLIRLGYEPYYNTANPFDFMTAISLQGKTNFFEKRVGEYQKAGVLSGGEKDGAKFTLDEDF; this is translated from the coding sequence ATGAGTAAATCTTCAGGCACTGCTCCTGAGCCATTACTGGCAGAGGATCCAAATCGGTTTGTATTGTTTCCGATTGAGCATAATGACATCTGGCAAATGTATAAGCAGGCTGAAGCAAGTTTTTGGACTGCAGAAGAAATAGATCTGTCACCAGATTTAGTAGACTGGGAAAAATTGAATGATGGAGAGCGGCATTTTATATCCCACGTACTGGCGTTCTTTGCTGCTAGTGATGGTATTGTAAATGAAAACTTGGGTGTCAACTTTCTGGCTGAAGTACAGTTTCCTGAAGCTAAATGTTTCTATGGATTTCAGGTAATGATGGAAAATATCCATTCTGAAACCTACTCTTTGCTGATTGATACGTATGTAAAAGATCCCAAAGAGAAAAACAAGCTTTTCAATGCATTAGAGACAGTACCTTGTGTGGCTAAAAAAGGAGAGTGGGCATTGCGTTGGATAAATAGTGAGAACTTTGTAGAGCGTCTTATCGCCTTTGCTGCTGTAGAAGGAATATTCTTTTCTGGATCGTTTTGTTCTATCTTTTGGTTGAAAAAGCGGGGCTTGATGCCAGGATTATCATTTTCGAATGAACTGATTTCGCGTGATGAAGGTTTGCATTGTGAGTTTGCTTGTTTATTGTATACTCAATATGTAGTAAATAAACTGCCACAGGATGAGATTTATGCAATCATTACTGATGCTGTAGCCATTGAAAAAGAGTTTATTACAGAGGCATTGCCAGTAGATTTGATTGGTATGAACTCCCGGTTAATGGCTCAGTATATTGAATATGTAGCTGATTTCTGGCTAATTCGTTTAGGTTATGAACCATATTACAATACGGCTAATCCATTCGACTTTATGACAGCTATTTCACTACAAGGAAAAACAAATTTCTTCGAGAAACGTGTGGGGGAATACCAAAAAGCTGGAGTGTTGTCAGGAGGAGAAAAAGACGGAGCCAAGTTCACACTAGACGAAGATTTTTAA
- a CDS encoding serine hydrolase domain-containing protein: MQKIIFAISMALGMLCPVFSQTIPQKLDNLLNTYAQLNQFNGTVLIAKNGKILLEKGYGFQDIQTKTPCSTKTIYQIASVTKTFTSALVLKLAEQKKLSLSDKLTRYYPNLPHGDSITIEHLLTHTSGIPSISLDTTEINKEENKLANESIMINALMKGPALDFVPGSNWNYSNLGYALLGYIIQKVTGLSYYHALRHYIFQPLQMTHSGFDFIHLADSHKATGYYTYPTRSETELATILDSAGPFAAGAIYSTVGDLYKWHKGLQDNQVISKALQEKAYTAYRNRYGYGWIVDSLFNTRIVSHSGDIWGFKTNFTRVPTNDICIVLLSNIEDNEQLTTITNKILSILYQWPYSLPSPPKSPVQLSIDSLRHYTGIYKVDPKYSNAMSPEMLEIKLEGIKLIAQASRQSRKGPQFEITPLTGKYLVLKEIGAELEVVIDNKGKVYQLFSDQFGLKIPYRKVP, translated from the coding sequence ATGCAAAAGATCATATTTGCCATTTCGATGGCACTGGGAATGCTATGCCCTGTTTTTAGTCAGACTATACCTCAAAAACTGGATAATCTCCTGAATACCTATGCTCAATTGAATCAGTTTAATGGCACAGTACTGATAGCCAAAAACGGAAAGATACTTCTGGAAAAAGGATATGGATTTCAGGATATCCAGACTAAAACACCTTGCAGTACTAAAACTATTTATCAGATTGCCTCTGTAACCAAGACATTTACATCTGCCTTGGTTTTAAAATTGGCAGAACAGAAAAAGCTTTCACTATCGGACAAACTAACCCGATATTATCCCAATCTGCCACATGGTGACAGCATTACTATCGAACATCTGCTCACTCACACTTCTGGCATCCCCAGCATATCCTTAGATACCACAGAGATCAACAAAGAAGAAAACAAACTGGCAAATGAATCAATTATGATCAATGCATTAATGAAAGGTCCAGCTTTGGATTTTGTTCCGGGTAGCAACTGGAACTATAGCAATCTGGGGTATGCATTGTTAGGATACATCATCCAAAAGGTAACCGGATTGTCTTACTATCATGCTCTCCGACACTATATCTTCCAGCCTTTGCAGATGACACATAGTGGATTTGATTTTATCCATCTGGCAGATTCCCATAAAGCCACCGGATATTATACCTATCCAACACGTTCCGAGACAGAATTAGCAACTATTCTGGATTCAGCAGGCCCTTTTGCAGCAGGAGCTATTTACTCTACTGTAGGTGATTTGTACAAGTGGCACAAAGGATTGCAAGATAATCAAGTAATCAGTAAGGCATTACAAGAGAAGGCTTATACTGCGTATAGAAACCGATATGGATACGGCTGGATAGTAGATTCGTTGTTTAATACGCGGATTGTATCTCATAGTGGTGATATATGGGGATTTAAAACTAATTTTACCAGAGTTCCCACCAATGATATCTGTATTGTATTACTTAGTAATATAGAAGACAACGAACAGCTCACCACAATTACCAACAAGATTTTATCTATTCTCTATCAATGGCCTTACAGCTTACCTTCGCCTCCCAAATCCCCTGTCCAACTAAGTATAGATTCATTGAGACACTATACAGGTATCTATAAGGTAGATCCAAAATATAGCAATGCTATGTCACCAGAAATGCTGGAAATAAAGCTTGAAGGCATTAAGCTGATTGCTCAGGCTAGCCGCCAGTCCAGAAAAGGGCCACAATTTGAGATTACACCTCTAACCGGAAAGTATCTTGTATTAAAAGAGATAGGTGCAGAATTAGAAGTAGTGATAGATAATAAAGGAAAGGTATATCAACTATTTTCAGATCAATTCGGATTGAAGATTCCCTATAGGAAGGTTCCTTAA